In Ruminococcaceae bacterium BL-6, a genomic segment contains:
- a CDS encoding Sugar ABC transporter permease yields the protein MKKNLSLNLKKQIPGYAFLLPGFLFVVLYMGYPLFRSLYLSFTQYNFSFDPKPVVIGIGNYIKMFSDSYFLDALRNTAVFTLVFLPGVMIISLILALMLDKGVRGSAFFRTCIFLPVVVPLSLTGIIFQWILNDQYGLLNWFLADVLHMSGLTHNWLGDGKWAMVSIIVVSLWKNIGMLVILFMAGLQAISNDIVEASRVDGANAFQRLIYITLPNLRESYIICGIWSIIQAVKVFEQPFIMTNGGPGTSTLVLYQYTWINAFKYFEMGYASSIAYFMGVIILVLSSINMFLNRSDDQKDLKKRRVSA from the coding sequence GAAAAAGCAAATTCCGGGCTATGCGTTTCTGTTGCCGGGTTTTCTTTTTGTGGTTCTCTACATGGGGTACCCCCTGTTCCGTTCCCTTTATCTCAGCTTCACGCAGTACAATTTCAGTTTTGACCCGAAACCGGTCGTCATCGGCATCGGAAACTACATCAAGATGTTCTCCGACTCCTACTTTCTGGATGCGCTGCGCAATACGGCTGTGTTTACGCTGGTGTTTCTGCCCGGCGTCATGATCATCTCCCTGATCCTGGCCCTGATGCTGGATAAAGGGGTGAGGGGCTCCGCGTTTTTCCGCACCTGTATTTTTCTCCCCGTCGTCGTTCCGCTTTCCCTGACCGGAATCATTTTCCAATGGATCCTGAACGATCAGTACGGTCTTCTGAACTGGTTCCTGGCGGATGTCCTGCACATGAGCGGCCTGACGCACAACTGGCTGGGCGATGGAAAATGGGCGATGGTCAGCATCATCGTCGTCAGCCTGTGGAAAAACATCGGCATGCTGGTGATCCTGTTTATGGCGGGGCTTCAGGCGATCTCGAACGATATCGTGGAGGCGTCCCGCGTGGATGGCGCCAATGCGTTTCAGCGGCTCATCTACATCACGCTTCCAAATCTGAGGGAAAGCTACATCATCTGCGGGATCTGGTCGATCATCCAGGCCGTGAAGGTCTTCGAGCAGCCGTTCATCATGACGAACGGCGGCCCCGGAACGTCCACCCTGGTGCTGTACCAGTATACCTGGATCAACGCGTTCAAATATTTTGAAATGGGCTATGCGTCCTCCATCGCGTACTTTATGGGCGTCATCATTCTGGTCCTTTCGTCAATCAACATGTTCCTGAACAGAAGCGACGACCAGAAGGATCTGAAGAAGAGGAGGGTGAGCGCGTGA
- a CDS encoding Carbohydrate ABC transporter permease — protein sequence MKQKNLAADTVIFLLLLIVSFVFIIPFLWTFLTSVKTNDEIYSAAMTILPSKITFEHYAKVVTQMGDFLKYFRNSVVVSFWSVLGTVVFSAMLGYSFSKMKYKFKNFYLGFILLILTLPYVIYLIPIYIMNSKMNLIDTAGGLILPYIATNLPMSVFIMRGQFNSVPDTLGEAATIDGCNQWQVFSRIMLPVVKPGIATVIIFTFINVWGEFTYARTLTSTANGQTLPVGITFLRDEAASWQYGTLTATITLSLIPLLIIFLSMQKYFIRGIMEGALKG from the coding sequence GTGAAACAGAAAAACTTAGCTGCGGATACCGTCATTTTTCTTCTTTTGCTGATCGTATCCTTTGTCTTTATTATTCCGTTTCTGTGGACCTTTCTGACTTCGGTGAAAACCAACGACGAGATTTATTCCGCGGCGATGACCATACTGCCTTCCAAAATCACGTTCGAGCACTACGCCAAGGTGGTCACCCAGATGGGGGATTTTCTGAAGTATTTCAGAAATTCGGTGGTGGTTTCGTTCTGGAGCGTCCTTGGAACCGTTGTTTTCAGCGCCATGCTGGGGTATTCTTTCTCAAAGATGAAGTATAAATTCAAGAATTTCTATCTCGGCTTCATCCTGCTGATCCTGACGCTTCCCTACGTGATCTACCTGATTCCGATCTACATCATGAACTCGAAAATGAACCTGATCGATACGGCCGGCGGCCTGATTCTTCCGTACATCGCGACCAACCTTCCCATGTCGGTTTTTATCATGCGCGGCCAGTTCAACAGTGTTCCGGATACCCTGGGGGAAGCGGCCACGATCGACGGCTGCAACCAGTGGCAGGTGTTTTCCAGGATCATGCTGCCCGTCGTCAAACCCGGAATCGCCACGGTGATTATTTTCACTTTCATCAATGTGTGGGGCGAATTTACATACGCCAGAACCCTGACCTCCACCGCGAACGGGCAGACGCTGCCCGTCGGCATCACGTTCCTGCGGGATGAGGCCGCTTCCTGGCAGTACGGGACCCTGACGGCGACGATCACCCTGTCCCTGATTCCGCTGCTCATCATCTTCCTGAGCATGCAGAAGTATTTTATCAGGGGAATCATGGAGGGCGCGCTGAAGGGCTGA
- a CDS encoding Mandelate racemase has protein sequence MRIVKFESWWVKRDKCLFDEKRRGKSKMPWDVVVLRLTTDTGLEGVATAMAARSGQVTEAYLCETAAPLILGRSPYDREKIFYEFWNLDRHEAFFPVFLPGPVDVALWDICAKAAGLPLYQYIGAYRESLPVYASSLFYEDMQTYLDEALYYRSRGIRHYKVHPPGPYGFDMELHQKLREAVGPDMALMSDPVGEYSLDEAVTVGRHLEKLNYLWFEEPFRDFELYKYQSLCRTLDIPVAATETTRGGHWGVAQVIAQRAADIVRADVSWKCGITGTLKIAHLADSFGLRCEIHTTTMNYMDMVNLHVSCAIRNCRFFEYFVPEEDFQFPMKGRLPIDGNGMITVPKTPGIGAQLDWELIENNCVSYKVSTV, from the coding sequence ATGAGAATCGTCAAATTCGAATCGTGGTGGGTCAAGCGGGACAAATGCCTGTTTGATGAAAAAAGGCGGGGCAAGAGCAAAATGCCGTGGGACGTGGTCGTCCTCCGCCTGACCACCGACACGGGGCTCGAGGGCGTCGCCACGGCGATGGCGGCGCGCTCCGGGCAGGTGACGGAGGCCTACCTGTGCGAAACGGCGGCCCCTCTCATCCTGGGGCGTTCCCCGTACGACAGGGAAAAAATCTTCTATGAATTCTGGAACCTCGACCGCCACGAAGCCTTTTTCCCGGTGTTCCTCCCCGGCCCGGTCGACGTGGCCCTGTGGGATATCTGCGCGAAGGCCGCCGGGCTCCCGCTGTATCAGTACATAGGGGCTTACCGGGAGAGCCTGCCCGTTTACGCCAGCAGCCTTTTCTACGAGGACATGCAAACCTATCTCGACGAGGCGCTGTATTATCGGTCCAGGGGAATCCGTCATTACAAGGTGCATCCGCCGGGGCCTTACGGGTTCGACATGGAGCTTCACCAAAAGCTGCGGGAGGCGGTGGGGCCCGACATGGCGCTGATGTCCGACCCCGTGGGCGAATACAGCCTGGATGAGGCGGTGACGGTCGGCCGGCATCTGGAAAAGCTGAACTATCTGTGGTTCGAGGAGCCGTTCCGCGATTTTGAGCTCTACAAATATCAGAGCCTCTGCCGGACGCTGGATATCCCGGTCGCCGCCACCGAAACGACCCGCGGCGGCCATTGGGGCGTGGCCCAGGTCATCGCCCAGCGGGCGGCCGACATCGTGCGGGCGGATGTTTCGTGGAAATGTGGGATCACCGGCACACTCAAAATCGCGCATTTGGCGGACAGCTTCGGGCTGCGCTGCGAAATCCATACCACGACGATGAATTATATGGATATGGTCAACCTGCATGTTTCCTGCGCCATCCGCAACTGCCGCTTTTTCGAGTACTTCGTGCCCGAAGAGGACTTTCAGTTCCCGATGAAAGGCCGGCTCCCGATCGACGGAAACGGGATGATCACGGTGCCCAAA